One genomic segment of Rhodothermales bacterium includes these proteins:
- a CDS encoding maltotransferase domain-containing protein: MHAPHPAAAPSPETTSLKPSPAPESWSRVVLATLTPRIDGGRWPIQRSVGEEVEVVAGAIVDGHEKLAVELQWHYEGEGEDAVHTAPMPLRYNDEYVASFRVERLGRYRYNVRAWLDQFGTWQDQFRRRVEGAVPKKELDTELLDGAALLRRAAAHADADDRKRLEHYAKRFEKGEAEAALKTEVIELVRANDPAEGAVESGWLGVRVDPELARFGAWYEFFPRSAADLGEDGKPRHGTLDDAAARLPRVHDLGFDIVYLPPVHPIGTQFRKGKDNAPTAKPGEPGSPWAIGSKDGGHKAVAPELGGMPAFERFVAKADELGLKVALDIAFQTSPDHPYVKEHAGWFRHRPDGTIRYAENPPKKYQDVYPLDFETEDWRALWDELKSVFEFWIDKGVRVFRVDNPHTKPFAFWEWCIGELRAEHPDLIFLAEAFAKPRTMYTLAKLGFNNSYTYFAWRNTKDELQEYGEELFQTEIGEYYRPNFWPNTPDILTDYLAHGGRPAHVVRFVLAATMSSAYGLYGPPFEHVEADQHPKREEYSDNEKYEVRHWNWQDPTSLQPLLKRVNRVRRENRALQFMRNLRFIPTDNPHLLAYYKEAPPEPGGENPPNLVLCVVNLDPYNTQAGWLTLPLHVWGMDAHRPFEVHDVLGGERYTWHGASNYVELHPHTLPAHIFRIERRARTERDFEVRA, from the coding sequence ATGCACGCTCCTCACCCTGCGGCTGCGCCTTCCCCCGAGACGACCTCCCTCAAACCCTCGCCCGCCCCCGAAAGCTGGTCCCGCGTCGTCCTCGCCACCCTCACCCCACGCATCGACGGGGGCCGGTGGCCGATCCAGCGCTCCGTCGGAGAAGAGGTCGAAGTCGTCGCCGGGGCCATCGTCGACGGGCACGAGAAGCTGGCTGTCGAGCTGCAGTGGCACTACGAGGGCGAGGGCGAGGACGCCGTGCACACGGCGCCGATGCCGCTCCGCTACAACGACGAGTACGTCGCGAGCTTCCGCGTCGAGCGGCTCGGGCGCTACCGCTACAACGTGCGCGCGTGGCTCGACCAGTTCGGGACGTGGCAGGACCAGTTCCGCCGCCGCGTCGAGGGCGCCGTGCCGAAAAAGGAACTCGACACCGAGCTCCTCGATGGGGCCGCCCTCCTCCGCCGCGCCGCCGCGCACGCCGACGCCGACGACCGCAAGCGCCTCGAGCACTACGCGAAGCGGTTCGAGAAGGGCGAGGCTGAGGCTGCGCTCAAGACCGAAGTGATCGAGCTCGTACGGGCGAACGACCCCGCCGAGGGCGCCGTCGAAAGCGGCTGGCTCGGCGTCCGCGTCGACCCCGAGCTCGCCCGCTTCGGCGCGTGGTACGAGTTCTTCCCCCGCTCCGCCGCCGACCTCGGCGAAGACGGGAAGCCCCGTCACGGCACGCTCGACGACGCGGCGGCGCGGCTCCCGCGTGTCCACGACCTCGGCTTCGACATCGTCTACCTCCCGCCCGTCCACCCGATCGGCACGCAGTTCCGCAAGGGGAAGGACAACGCGCCCACCGCGAAGCCCGGCGAGCCCGGCAGCCCGTGGGCGATCGGGAGTAAAGACGGCGGACACAAAGCCGTCGCGCCCGAGCTCGGCGGGATGCCGGCGTTCGAGCGCTTCGTGGCGAAGGCCGACGAGCTCGGGCTCAAGGTCGCGCTCGACATCGCGTTCCAGACCTCGCCCGACCACCCGTACGTGAAAGAGCACGCTGGGTGGTTCCGCCACCGGCCCGACGGCACGATCCGCTACGCCGAGAACCCGCCGAAGAAATACCAGGACGTCTACCCGCTCGACTTCGAGACCGAGGACTGGCGCGCGCTCTGGGACGAGCTGAAGTCCGTGTTCGAGTTCTGGATCGACAAAGGCGTCCGCGTCTTCCGCGTGGACAACCCGCACACGAAGCCGTTCGCGTTCTGGGAGTGGTGCATCGGCGAGCTGCGGGCCGAACATCCCGACCTCATCTTCCTCGCCGAGGCGTTCGCCAAGCCGCGGACGATGTACACCCTCGCCAAGCTCGGCTTCAACAACTCGTACACCTACTTCGCGTGGCGCAACACGAAGGATGAGCTGCAGGAATACGGCGAGGAGCTGTTCCAGACCGAGATCGGCGAGTACTACCGGCCCAACTTCTGGCCGAACACGCCCGACATCCTCACCGACTATCTCGCCCACGGCGGGCGCCCGGCCCACGTCGTCCGCTTCGTCCTCGCCGCCACGATGTCGTCGGCGTACGGGCTCTACGGGCCGCCGTTCGAGCACGTCGAGGCGGACCAGCACCCGAAGCGGGAGGAGTACAGCGACAACGAGAAGTACGAGGTCCGCCACTGGAACTGGCAGGACCCGACGAGCCTCCAGCCCCTCCTCAAACGCGTCAACCGGGTCCGCCGCGAGAACCGCGCGCTCCAGTTCATGCGCAACCTCCGGTTCATCCCGACGGACAACCCGCACCTCCTCGCCTACTACAAAGAGGCCCCGCCCGAGCCCGGCGGCGAGAACCCGCCGAACCTCGTCCTCTGCGTCGTCAACCTCGACCCGTACAACACGCAGGCCGGGTGGCTGACGCTCCCGCTCCACGTGTGGGGCATGGACGCGCACCGGCCCTTCGAGGTCCACGATGTCCTCGGCGGCGAGCGCTACACGTGGCACGGCGCGAGCAACTACGTCGAGCTCCACCCGCACACGCTTCCCGCGCACATCTTCCGGATCGAGCGCCGCGCCCGCACCGAGCGCGACTTCGAAGTCCGCGCCTGA
- the treS gene encoding maltose alpha-D-glucosyltransferase, whose translation MPTDFLTDPLWYKDAVIYELHVRSFFDSDDDGYGDFAGLRAKLPYLERLGVNTLWLLPFLQSPLRDDGYDTADYYKVLPVHGDLDDFKAFLDEAHERGMRVITELVLNHTSDQHPWFQEARDPESDKHDWYVWSETADKYPEVRIIFTDTEVSNWSWDQKAQKYYWHRFFSHQPDLNYDNPEVRETMREVMFFWFDMGVDGLRLDAVPYLFEREGTTSENLPETIDYIVELRQAVEERYGPGKVLLAEANQWPEDTLPYFADGQGVQMSFNFPIMPRLYMALRRENRRPLVEMLELTADIPEDAQWAIFLRNHDELTLEMVTDEERDYMWNEYASDPRFRINVGIRRRLAPLLGGDRNQIELLNALLLSLPGSPVLYYGDEIGMGDDPFLGDRNGVRTPMQWSPDKNGGFSRAPHHRLFMPTIGKGLYAYEFVNAEDAEANPHSLLHFTRRMLGLRKHYAQAFGRGTMRTIPLENEAVLAFVREYEGPEGHQRVLVVANLSRFTQSSLLPPDADLQGLVPVELMSQSPFPAIGEEPYHLPIGPHRFYWFALVPEEEVKRETRKAIGPRAEGDEREIPVLRVTEGLENLLVHTLASGGGMERLEALLPAYVGSQRWFGAKAEGEVRVEVADAVRIQARPRPVYLSLLRVGTGERTDTYLLPLATASGADAEAVLASHPAAALAWVDGPDGRVLLCDATALADFWTSLFNWWQRGGKGRSLRGVYAGEMDDALRGAVAVEASPLSGEQSNSAALVDTDDGRRLFVKLYRRLEAGVNPEVELLGHLTRVGFRFVPPLLGTATFRRGDVAYAMGVVQQALDVEADGWAYAVEKVGQYYSRVADLPLSSFEAPVNSETGLPGWLEDAAPEMIELARTLGVRTAEMHLALAEAEADALAPREGSPDDTAALIARIRSEAERTREMLGAHGEDLGELPTDAEWDRALDSLDALRESEVTRQKIRIHGDYHLGQTVFADGEFYILDFEGEPARTVAERRRHDYALRDVAGMLRSLAYATYAPLATSLPHANGGADGAHDGDSPLGPWAEQLVHWCDLTFADAYLRTAEDADFLLPRGVRRPFLWAYLLDKALYEVRYELNHRPTWAWLPLHTLLRLVREPAEVAFLEQNS comes from the coding sequence ATGCCGACCGACTTCCTCACGGATCCCCTCTGGTACAAAGACGCCGTCATCTACGAGCTCCACGTCCGCTCGTTCTTCGACTCGGACGACGACGGCTACGGCGACTTCGCCGGCCTCCGCGCGAAGCTCCCCTACCTCGAACGGCTCGGCGTCAACACCCTCTGGCTCCTCCCCTTCCTCCAGTCGCCCCTCCGCGACGACGGCTACGACACCGCCGACTACTACAAGGTCCTCCCCGTCCACGGCGACCTCGACGACTTCAAGGCGTTCCTCGACGAGGCGCACGAGCGCGGGATGCGCGTCATCACCGAGCTCGTGCTCAACCACACCTCGGACCAGCACCCGTGGTTTCAGGAGGCCCGCGACCCCGAGAGTGACAAGCACGACTGGTACGTCTGGAGCGAGACGGCCGACAAGTACCCCGAGGTCCGCATCATCTTCACCGACACCGAGGTCTCGAACTGGTCGTGGGACCAGAAGGCGCAGAAGTACTACTGGCACCGGTTCTTCTCCCATCAGCCCGACCTCAACTACGACAACCCCGAGGTCCGCGAGACCATGCGGGAGGTGATGTTCTTCTGGTTCGACATGGGCGTGGACGGGCTCCGACTCGATGCCGTGCCCTACCTCTTCGAGCGCGAGGGGACGACGAGCGAGAACCTCCCCGAAACCATCGACTACATCGTCGAGCTGCGGCAGGCGGTCGAGGAGCGGTACGGGCCGGGGAAGGTGCTCCTCGCCGAGGCGAACCAGTGGCCCGAGGACACGCTGCCCTACTTCGCCGACGGCCAGGGCGTGCAGATGTCGTTTAACTTCCCCATCATGCCGCGGCTCTACATGGCGCTCCGCCGCGAGAACCGCCGCCCGCTCGTCGAGATGCTGGAGCTCACGGCGGACATCCCCGAGGACGCGCAGTGGGCCATCTTCCTCCGCAACCACGACGAGCTCACGCTCGAGATGGTGACGGACGAGGAGCGGGACTACATGTGGAACGAGTACGCCTCCGACCCCCGCTTCCGCATCAACGTCGGCATCCGCCGCCGGCTCGCCCCGCTCCTCGGCGGCGACCGGAACCAGATCGAGCTGCTCAACGCCCTCCTCCTCTCGCTCCCCGGCTCGCCGGTACTATACTACGGCGACGAGATCGGCATGGGCGACGACCCCTTCCTCGGCGACCGCAACGGCGTCCGCACGCCGATGCAGTGGAGCCCAGACAAGAACGGCGGCTTCAGCCGCGCCCCGCACCACCGCCTCTTCATGCCGACGATCGGGAAGGGGCTCTACGCCTACGAGTTCGTGAACGCCGAGGACGCCGAGGCCAACCCGCACAGCCTCCTCCACTTCACGCGGCGGATGCTCGGCCTCCGCAAGCACTACGCCCAAGCCTTCGGGCGCGGCACGATGCGGACGATCCCGCTCGAGAACGAGGCCGTGCTCGCGTTCGTCCGCGAATACGAGGGGCCGGAAGGCCACCAGCGCGTGCTCGTCGTGGCGAACCTCTCCCGCTTCACGCAGTCCTCCCTCCTGCCGCCGGACGCGGACCTGCAGGGGCTCGTGCCGGTCGAGCTCATGAGCCAGTCGCCGTTCCCCGCGATCGGCGAGGAGCCCTACCACCTCCCGATCGGGCCGCACCGGTTCTACTGGTTCGCCCTCGTGCCGGAGGAGGAGGTCAAGCGGGAGACGCGGAAGGCGATCGGGCCGCGGGCCGAGGGAGACGAACGCGAAATCCCCGTCCTCCGCGTCACGGAGGGGCTGGAGAACCTGCTCGTCCACACCCTCGCGTCGGGCGGCGGGATGGAGCGGCTCGAAGCGCTCCTGCCGGCATACGTCGGCAGCCAGCGGTGGTTCGGGGCGAAGGCCGAGGGCGAGGTCCGCGTCGAGGTCGCCGACGCCGTCCGTATCCAGGCCCGGCCGCGCCCGGTCTACCTCTCGCTCCTGCGCGTGGGCACCGGCGAGCGCACCGACACCTACCTCCTCCCCCTCGCCACGGCCTCCGGCGCCGACGCCGAGGCCGTGCTCGCCTCGCACCCCGCCGCCGCGCTCGCGTGGGTGGACGGCCCCGACGGCCGCGTCCTCCTCTGCGACGCGACGGCCCTCGCGGACTTCTGGACGAGCCTCTTCAACTGGTGGCAGCGGGGCGGGAAGGGCCGATCCCTCCGCGGGGTCTACGCGGGTGAGATGGACGACGCGCTCCGCGGCGCGGTCGCCGTCGAGGCCAGCCCGCTCTCCGGCGAGCAGTCGAACTCCGCCGCCCTCGTCGACACCGACGACGGCCGCCGCCTCTTCGTCAAGCTCTACCGCCGGCTCGAAGCCGGCGTCAACCCCGAGGTCGAACTCCTCGGCCACCTCACGCGCGTCGGCTTCCGCTTCGTACCGCCCCTCCTCGGGACGGCCACGTTCCGGCGCGGCGACGTGGCCTACGCGATGGGCGTCGTGCAGCAGGCGCTCGACGTCGAGGCCGACGGCTGGGCCTACGCCGTAGAGAAGGTCGGGCAGTATTACAGCCGCGTCGCCGACCTCCCGCTCTCCAGCTTCGAAGCGCCGGTCAACTCCGAGACCGGGCTGCCGGGCTGGCTCGAAGACGCCGCGCCCGAGATGATCGAGCTCGCCCGGACGCTCGGTGTCCGCACCGCCGAGATGCACCTCGCCCTCGCCGAAGCCGAGGCCGACGCGCTCGCCCCGCGCGAGGGCAGCCCCGACGACACCGCCGCGCTCATCGCCCGCATCCGAAGCGAGGCCGAGCGGACGCGCGAGATGCTCGGCGCCCACGGCGAAGACCTCGGCGAGCTTCCCACCGACGCCGAGTGGGACCGCGCCCTCGACAGCCTCGACGCCCTCCGCGAGAGCGAGGTGACGCGCCAGAAGATCCGCATCCACGGCGACTACCACCTCGGCCAGACCGTCTTCGCCGACGGCGAGTTCTACATCCTCGACTTCGAGGGCGAGCCCGCGCGGACCGTCGCCGAGCGGCGGCGGCACGACTACGCGCTCCGCGACGTGGCCGGCATGCTCCGCTCCCTCGCCTACGCTACGTATGCCCCCCTCGCCACCAGCCTGCCCCACGCCAACGGCGGTGCCGACGGAGCCCACGACGGCGACAGCCCCCTCGGCCCGTGGGCCGAGCAGCTCGTCCACTGGTGCGACCTCACCTTCGCCGACGCCTACCTCCGCACGGCCGAGGACGCCGACTTCCTCCTCCCGCGTGGCGTCCGCCGCCCCTTCCTCTGGGCCTACCTCCTCGACAAAGCGCTCTACGAGGTCCGTTACGAGCTGAACCACCGCCCCACATGGGCGTGGCTCCCGCTCCACACCCTCCTCCGCCTCGTCCGCGAGCCCGCCGAAGTCGCCTTCCTCGAACAGAACAGCTAG
- the glgX gene encoding glycogen debranching protein GlgX, with amino-acid sequence MALDRRPRVLPGKPYPLGATWDGLGVNFTLYSERAERVELVLFDSPHDEAPSAVVDLSERTGPVWHGYLRGIRPGQLYGYRVHGPYRPEEGLRFNPNKVLLDPYAKGVGRPVQWDDSLFGYKIGDPKEDLSFDERDSAPFAPLGAVVEDRFEWGDDRLPQVPWENTIIYETHVKGISMRHPDVPEEFRGTYLGMASDPILDHLRRLGVTTVQLLPVHAKLHDRRLVDMDLANYWGYNTLNFFAPEPDYCTEGAITGVREFKMMVRALHAAGLEVIIDVVYNHTAEGSRLGPTLSWRGIDNVGYYKANPAEPRYLMDYTGTGNTLDVGNPYVLQMITDSLRYWVTEMHVDGFRFDLAAALARELFDVDMLASFFQVIQQDPVLNRVKLIAEPWDVGPGGYQVGSFPWQWAEWNGRFRDTVRQFWRGDSGLKGEFATRMAGSSDLYERSGRRPFASINFITAHDGFTIEDLVSYDEKNNWANGEENRDGHEPNYSTNCGVDGPTDDDAVLDCRERLKRALVGTLFLAQGVPMLLGGDELSRTQAGNNNTYCQDNELNWYDWDLDEREQEFLDFVCETIAFRKAHASFRRRHFLNGRPDEHGVRDALWWHPDGREMSPEDWDRNGLKAFGMLLRGDRIRGVNARGERRSDDTFLLLFNKSAEPITLHLPAEEAGNPVRWETVEPFDEVEQTSFEADEPAALDAHSILVLRAVLT; translated from the coding sequence ATCGCCCTCGACCGCCGCCCCCGCGTCCTCCCCGGCAAGCCCTACCCGCTCGGCGCGACGTGGGACGGCCTCGGCGTCAACTTCACGCTCTACAGCGAGCGCGCCGAGCGCGTCGAGCTCGTCCTCTTCGACAGCCCGCACGACGAGGCGCCGAGCGCCGTCGTCGACCTCAGCGAGCGGACGGGGCCGGTGTGGCACGGCTACCTCCGCGGCATCCGGCCGGGCCAGCTCTACGGCTACCGCGTCCACGGCCCGTACCGCCCCGAGGAAGGGCTCCGCTTCAACCCCAACAAGGTCCTCCTCGACCCCTACGCGAAGGGCGTCGGCCGCCCCGTTCAGTGGGACGACAGCCTCTTCGGCTACAAGATCGGCGACCCGAAAGAGGACCTCAGCTTCGACGAGCGCGACAGCGCGCCGTTCGCCCCGCTCGGCGCCGTCGTCGAGGACCGGTTCGAGTGGGGGGACGACCGGCTGCCTCAAGTGCCGTGGGAGAACACGATCATCTACGAGACCCACGTCAAGGGCATCTCGATGCGTCACCCCGACGTCCCCGAGGAGTTCCGCGGGACGTACCTCGGCATGGCCTCCGACCCCATCCTCGATCACCTCCGCCGCCTCGGCGTGACGACGGTCCAGCTCCTCCCCGTCCACGCCAAGCTCCACGACCGTCGCCTCGTGGACATGGACCTTGCCAACTACTGGGGCTACAACACGCTCAACTTCTTCGCGCCCGAGCCGGACTACTGCACCGAGGGCGCTATCACGGGCGTGCGCGAGTTCAAGATGATGGTCCGCGCCCTCCACGCCGCCGGCCTCGAAGTCATCATCGACGTCGTCTACAACCACACGGCCGAGGGGAGCCGCCTCGGCCCGACGCTCTCGTGGCGCGGCATCGACAACGTCGGCTACTACAAGGCGAACCCGGCCGAGCCGCGCTATCTGATGGATTACACGGGGACGGGCAACACGCTCGACGTCGGCAACCCGTACGTGCTCCAGATGATCACCGACAGCCTCCGCTACTGGGTGACGGAGATGCACGTCGACGGCTTCCGCTTCGACCTCGCCGCGGCCCTCGCCCGCGAGCTGTTCGACGTGGACATGCTGGCGTCGTTCTTCCAGGTGATCCAGCAGGACCCCGTGCTCAACCGCGTCAAGCTCATCGCCGAGCCGTGGGACGTCGGGCCCGGCGGCTACCAGGTCGGCAGCTTCCCGTGGCAGTGGGCCGAGTGGAACGGCCGCTTCCGCGACACCGTCCGCCAGTTCTGGCGCGGCGACTCCGGGCTCAAGGGCGAATTCGCCACGCGGATGGCCGGCTCGTCGGACCTCTACGAGCGCTCCGGCCGCCGCCCCTTCGCCTCGATCAACTTCATCACGGCCCACGACGGATTCACGATCGAGGACCTCGTCTCGTACGACGAGAAGAACAACTGGGCCAACGGCGAGGAGAACCGCGACGGCCACGAGCCGAACTACTCCACGAACTGCGGCGTCGACGGGCCGACGGACGACGACGCGGTGCTCGACTGCCGCGAGCGGCTCAAGCGCGCCCTCGTCGGCACGCTCTTCCTCGCGCAGGGCGTCCCGATGCTCTTGGGCGGCGACGAACTCTCGCGCACGCAGGCGGGCAACAATAACACGTACTGCCAGGACAACGAGCTCAACTGGTACGACTGGGACCTCGACGAGCGCGAGCAGGAATTCCTCGACTTCGTCTGCGAGACGATCGCCTTCCGCAAGGCCCACGCCTCGTTCCGCCGCCGCCACTTCCTCAACGGACGGCCCGACGAGCACGGCGTCCGCGACGCGCTCTGGTGGCACCCGGACGGCCGCGAGATGTCGCCCGAGGACTGGGACCGCAACGGGCTCAAGGCCTTCGGGATGCTGCTCCGCGGCGACCGCATTCGCGGCGTCAACGCCCGCGGCGAGCGCCGGAGCGACGACACGTTCCTCCTCCTCTTCAACAAGAGCGCCGAGCCCATCACGCTCCACCTCCCCGCCGAAGAGGCCGGCAACCCGGTGCGCTGGGAAACCGTCGAGCCCTTCGACGAGGTTGAGCAGACCTCGTTCGAGGCCGACGAGCCGGCGGCGCTCGACGCGCATTCCATCCTCGTCCTCCGCGCCGTCCTGACCTGA
- the treY gene encoding malto-oligosyltrehalose synthase produces MTASYRLQLQPDFGFAEAEALLPYLERLGVSHLYLSPVTEAREGSTHGYDVVDHNEVRAAYGGRDGLDRLLDAAAERGLGVILDWVPNHAGVGTRNAAWQDVLAYGPHSPHARTFDVDWRPLKPELRGKVHLPFLGGPYGEALDAGELGLGYDDGRFYATYYDNRFALSPATYATLLAAALPRFERTEDYWDLKDLLDAYDGLEPAEREKAEALRLRLAALAERIDLTDWDEAFAPGELHDLLERQCWRLSHWRTAGYEINYRRFFDINELVGLRMEDDDVFWEAHRLLGELLTHEAVAGVRIDHIDGLFDPHGYLAHLRELGASQVWVEKILAHGETLPEDWPVAGTTGYGFMNDVLHLLLRPDAERPLDRTWRRFAPERRPWDREVHRSKVLVMETSLSSELFRLAYELDRLSEADYHTRDFTLEALREALAETVAAVDRYRTYLPDYDEEDARAVIERAIHRAKQRNPASESTVYDFIARVALGEVRDDLRAAQRGWVGRFQQYTAPVMAKGVEDTAFYRYHRLTGLNEVGGEPAEFALAPEAFHAHARFRALRYPDGLIATATHDHKRGEDTRMRLVALAEVSDRWDETLAVLDDIGQRYRGEHGPLPTHAYLFFQTLAALWHGADHATLADRLADYLQKAARESKLRTSWINPNEPYEADLDAFVRGVTTDERTSDALDAFAAELARLGFFHTLSQTVLKLTTPGVPDFYQGTELLDLSLVDPDNRRPVDYDHRAALLDTFADTLASPDSLARSVGADALRDLVDGQDERVKLFVTARLLRLRRAHPDLFAGDYRALEPEGEGAEHWIAYARETEDDALVVLVPRFPATFADAGPATIPLPDAWAGWTWTEWLTGARVGPAATLDAGATPLPWAVLKRSDP; encoded by the coding sequence CCGAACCACGCGGGCGTCGGGACGCGGAACGCGGCGTGGCAGGACGTCCTCGCCTACGGCCCCCATTCGCCCCACGCCCGCACCTTCGACGTCGACTGGCGCCCGCTCAAGCCGGAGCTGCGCGGGAAAGTCCACCTCCCGTTCCTCGGGGGACCGTACGGCGAGGCCCTCGACGCGGGCGAGCTGGGGCTGGGCTACGACGACGGCCGGTTCTACGCGACGTACTACGACAACCGCTTCGCCCTCAGCCCCGCGACGTACGCCACGCTCCTCGCCGCCGCGCTCCCCCGCTTCGAGCGGACCGAGGACTACTGGGACCTCAAAGACCTCCTCGACGCCTACGACGGGCTCGAACCCGCCGAGCGCGAGAAGGCCGAGGCCCTCCGCCTCCGCCTCGCCGCCCTCGCCGAGCGCATCGACCTCACCGACTGGGACGAGGCCTTCGCCCCCGGCGAGCTCCACGACCTGCTGGAGCGGCAGTGCTGGCGGCTCTCGCACTGGCGGACGGCCGGCTACGAGATCAACTACCGCCGCTTCTTCGACATCAACGAACTCGTCGGGCTGCGGATGGAGGACGACGACGTGTTCTGGGAGGCCCACCGCCTCCTCGGCGAATTGCTCACGCACGAGGCCGTTGCCGGCGTACGGATCGACCACATCGACGGGCTCTTCGACCCCCACGGCTACCTCGCTCACCTCCGCGAGCTCGGCGCGTCGCAGGTCTGGGTCGAGAAGATCCTCGCCCACGGCGAAACCCTCCCCGAGGACTGGCCCGTCGCCGGGACGACGGGCTACGGGTTCATGAACGACGTGCTGCACCTCCTCCTCCGCCCCGACGCCGAACGCCCGCTCGACCGAACGTGGCGACGGTTCGCGCCCGAGCGCCGGCCGTGGGACCGCGAGGTGCACCGAAGCAAAGTCCTCGTGATGGAGACGAGCCTCTCCAGCGAGCTCTTCCGCCTCGCCTATGAGCTCGACCGGCTCTCCGAGGCCGACTACCACACGCGGGACTTCACGCTCGAAGCACTCCGCGAGGCCCTCGCCGAGACCGTCGCCGCCGTGGACCGGTACCGAACCTACCTCCCCGACTACGACGAGGAAGACGCCCGCGCCGTTATCGAACGGGCCATCCACCGCGCCAAGCAACGCAACCCCGCTTCCGAGTCCACGGTCTACGACTTCATCGCCCGCGTCGCCCTCGGCGAAGTCCGGGACGACCTGCGGGCTGCGCAGCGCGGCTGGGTCGGCCGGTTCCAGCAGTACACGGCGCCCGTCATGGCGAAGGGCGTCGAGGACACGGCGTTCTACCGCTACCACCGGCTGACGGGGCTCAACGAGGTCGGCGGCGAGCCCGCCGAGTTCGCCCTCGCGCCCGAGGCGTTCCACGCCCACGCCCGCTTCCGCGCCCTCCGCTACCCCGACGGCCTGATCGCCACGGCCACGCACGACCACAAGCGCGGCGAGGACACGCGGATGCGGCTCGTCGCCCTCGCCGAAGTCTCCGACCGTTGGGACGAGACGCTCGCCGTCCTCGACGACATCGGGCAGCGATACCGGGGCGAGCACGGCCCGCTGCCGACGCACGCCTACCTCTTCTTCCAGACCCTCGCCGCGCTCTGGCACGGCGCCGACCACGCGACGCTCGCCGACCGCCTCGCCGACTACCTCCAGAAAGCCGCCCGCGAGAGCAAGCTCCGCACGAGCTGGATCAACCCGAACGAGCCGTACGAGGCCGACCTCGACGCCTTCGTGCGCGGCGTCACCACCGACGAGCGGACGTCCGACGCGCTCGACGCCTTCGCCGCCGAGCTCGCCCGCCTCGGCTTCTTCCACACCCTCAGCCAGACCGTCCTCAAGCTGACGACGCCCGGCGTCCCCGATTTCTACCAAGGCACCGAGCTCCTCGACCTCTCGCTCGTGGACCCCGACAACCGCCGGCCCGTCGACTACGACCACCGCGCCGCCCTCCTCGACACGTTCGCCGACACGCTCGCCTCGCCCGACAGCCTGGCCCGATCCGTCGGGGCCGACGCGCTCCGAGACCTCGTGGACGGGCAGGACGAGCGCGTCAAGCTCTTCGTCACCGCGCGCCTCCTCCGCCTCCGCCGTGCACACCCTGATTTGTTCGCCGGCGACTACCGCGCGCTCGAACCCGAGGGTGAGGGCGCCGAGCACTGGATCGCCTACGCCCGCGAGACGGAAGACGACGCGCTCGTCGTGCTCGTCCCCCGCTTCCCCGCCACCTTCGCCGATGCTGGCCCCGCTACGATTCCCCTGCCAGATGCGTGGGCGGGCTGGACGTGGACGGAATGGCTGACCGGCGCGAGGGTCGGGCCTGCGGCGACGCTCGACGCCGGGGCGACACCGCTGCCGTGGGCCGTGCTGAAGCGTTCCGATCCGTAG